The Spirochaetota bacterium sequence ATCAAAAAGTCAAGCAATTTTTTCAAGCTTATTTTCAATTGCGTAGCGGAATTTGGGTTGCCCGAGACTCGAACTCGGAACCATCTGATTAAGAGTCAGGTGCTCTACCAGTTGAGCTAGCAACCCTTCTTAAAAATGCCAACCTGACTTCTAATTGCAAAGATCATTCAAAAAGAATATCAAGAATTTTCAATATTAAAGGATCATATTTTATGTCAAGTGTTTTTTAAAGATAAACAATATTCATTATACTACCTAATAATAAATAGCTCTTATTTAAGAATTTCTAAAAAAAATTATAATTATACTTTCAAGGAAGCTATTATTTGCTTCAAATCTTCAAAGCGGTAAGGTTTTGGCAATATCCCATTGAATCCGTATTCTCTGTAATTTGACATTACCGGATCATTTGAATAACCACTTGAAACAATAACTTTAAACTCGTTATCAATTTGGCGGATTAGAGCTATTGTATCTTTTCCACCTTTTTTTCCTGGTACTGTTAAATCCATTATTGCAAAAGTATACGGTTGTTGATTAGTTCTGGAAGCTAAATATTTTGAATACGCTTCATCGCCATCATTTGCAATATCAACTTCATATCCCAATTCTTGGAGCATTGCTTTTAATATAAATTGTATATTTTCATCATCTTCAAGAACAAGTATTTTCCCTTTCCCAGAAATTAATGTACTCTCTAACTGATTTTCTATATGTGCAATTTGTTTATCAGTTGCTTTTAAGTATATATCAAACCGTGTGCCCTTATTAAGCTGTGAATCCACAAATATAAATCCACCATGCTGTTTAATAATGGAATATACAACAGTTAAACCCAGTCCAGTTCCATGTGGTTTTGTAGTGTAATATGGGTCAAAAATTTTCTCTATAGATTCATTATTTATACCAGGCCCATTATCCTGTATGGATATTCTTATAAATTTCTCTTTACCAATAATTGATAGTATTGGATCATCATCCTTTACATTACTAGCATAAATATTCAACACTCCTTTATCTTCCATAGCCTCTCTGGCATTAATGACTATATTCTGGATAACCTGGCTTATCTGCCCTTCATCTGCTTCTACATGCCATAGATCATCATCTATAAAAAAATTACATTTTATTGCTGAACCACGCAATACGAATGTGGCGGTTTCTTTTATTAAATTATGTATTTGAGTTATTTTCTTAACGGGGGTTCCACCCTTGGCAAATGTCAATAATTGTTGGGTTAGCTCCTTTGCCCTGAACGAAGCATTTTCTGCTTCCTGTATATTTGTGTAAAATTCTGCTGAATGATTAATTTTATTTTTTATTATAGACAAATTCCCCACAATAGAAGTTAGTATGTTATTAAAATCATGAGCTATACCCGCTGCTAACAATCCAATCGATTCTAATTTTGTAGTTTGTGCAATATGTTCCTCCATTTTTTTCTTCTGAGTTATATCACGAATGACTATCACTGCTCCTGAGATATTTCCAGTGTGATCTTTCAAAGGTAATATGTGTAATTCAATATTATATGAAACATGATTTACAAATAAAGTGCACTCATTAGTTATTGAACTTTTTTGCAATTTTTGCAATATATCATCAAAGTTTACTTCAACAGGCTGCTTGCAATCCAAATCAAGAATATTGAATGCTTTTTGACCTATAAGAGATTCTATTTCTTTTTGTAAAATGGTGCAGGTTGCTTTATTAACAACAATGATTTTACCTTCATTATCAGTTACTATTACTGCGTCATTAATTGATTCTAAAATTCTGTTCAATCTTTCTTTTTCATTATGTAACTGTATGTTCTTTAATGTGAGCTCTTCTTTAGTTTTTGTTAAATCCCTGTTAACCTGCTGTAATTCCCTGTATTGTTCATATATTATCTGAGCACTTCGTTTTATCTGGGTGACGTCTATAATGGAACTTATTACTAATTTCTCGCCAGATGCCATGTAGACGTCAGAATTAATAATACAATTTTTTAATAATCCGTTTTTTGTTCTGAATGTAACAGCAAAATCTTTGACTCTTTTATTTTCCTGTAATTCTTTAACATACTTTTCTAATTCATCCCTATCCGCAAATACATTTAACTCTAATATTGAACGACCAATAACTTCATGTAGAGGATAACCAAATGTATCGCATGCTGCTTCGTTTACTTCACGATATACACCATCTTTGAAAGTATTTATAGTCATGGGTATGGGGCTAGAGTGAAATGCCTTAAAAAACTTTTCTTCTGATGTTTTTAGTTGTAGTTCAATTGTTTTTCTATCTGTAATGTCCGTTGCAGAACCCAATATTGCTATGCGTCCATTATACTGAATGGTTGCAACATGAAAATCCAGCCACTTCACTGTATTACTTTTTGTGACTATTCTTGCTTCATATCTATTAATAACTTTTTCACCACGCTGTCGTGCAGCTGCCCGTAATTTAGCTTGTTCTACATCGTCAGGATGAAC is a genomic window containing:
- a CDS encoding PAS domain S-box protein — protein: METSKIFDILQFTNCDFIVTDSSLHVIYSNNPNAIHKKIDDVFPYYLISEDLKSYFNNTSNSIDKNQIILESPNQSLPYVFSIHKINNDAPKQILVLSRLKNNFSDTIQKIYEELYNIKIFDDDTKHFVEVLKYILDTVIKVTGMDCGGIYVIDPLTQHLKLTFAQGVSESFIEKVSEYKPDSWNYQMIIKGTPQYIDYTTMDLDDNDFRKQEGIKAIAAIPVVFRNNVIGVINIGSHSTNIIPGYIKPLLEVISQQLGIVIDKFMMKSLLAQSSFDNEKIAAIHDVVYQVDRDTIIRYISPNIKNFIGFTPSEMIGKSFVEFIYPEDLPMVLESYERSKKRIFEPLEYRLKTKDGSYRYILTISEAHYDEQGNFIGLSGVGTDIHEKKVAEIKLKESEEKFKTLANSVLTSIFIIQDNRMQWINPATIDILEYPEEEIIGKPFWVFVHPDDVEQAKLRAAARQRGEKVINRYEARIVTKSNTVKWLDFHVATIQYNGRIAILGSATDITDRKTIELQLKTSEEKFFKAFHSSPIPMTINTFKDGVYREVNEAACDTFGYPLHEVIGRSILELNVFADRDELEKYVKELQENKRVKDFAVTFRTKNGLLKNCIINSDVYMASGEKLVISSIIDVTQIKRSAQIIYEQYRELQQVNRDLTKTKEELTLKNIQLHNEKERLNRILESINDAVIVTDNEGKIIVVNKATCTILQKEIESLIGQKAFNILDLDCKQPVEVNFDDILQKLQKSSITNECTLFVNHVSYNIELHILPLKDHTGNISGAVIVIRDITQKKKMEEHIAQTTKLESIGLLAAGIAHDFNNILTSIVGNLSIIKNKINHSAEFYTNIQEAENASFRAKELTQQLLTFAKGGTPVKKITQIHNLIKETATFVLRGSAIKCNFFIDDDLWHVEADEGQISQVIQNIVINAREAMEDKGVLNIYASNVKDDDPILSIIGKEKFIRISIQDNGPGINNESIEKIFDPYYTTKPHGTGLGLTVVYSIIKQHGGFIFVDSQLNKGTRFDIYLKATDKQIAHIENQLESTLISGKGKILVLEDDENIQFILKAMLQELGYEVDIANDGDEAYSKYLASRTNQQPYTFAIMDLTVPGKKGGKDTIALIRQIDNEFKVIVSSGYSNDPVMSNYREYGFNGILPKPYRFEDLKQIIASLKV